In Liquorilactobacillus nagelii DSM 13675, the following proteins share a genomic window:
- a CDS encoding bifunctional folylpolyglutamate synthase/dihydrofolate synthase has translation MAVKDYQAALAFIHGRTKFKKSPQLDRMRLFAAELGNPERKFKSIHVTGTNGKGSTVAFLRELFLKQGLHVGTYTSPFIVRFNDRITFDGQMISDQELIALVNQVQPVVAKLDQRLKNQGGGPTEFEIITAIMFLYFAQKQPDVAIIEVGIGGKYDSTNIISPMVSVITTVAHDHAKLLGTTLAQIAEHKAGIIKSDCPVVLGKIPPAALQVILQKAQQEKAPVYQLGAEFEVAAKAAADWGEIINYRGQNEYLKNLPLALLGSFQPANAAVALTAFLLAAKQLELKWQLPAISAALGNTSWPGRFEPVNSQPLVILDGAHNLAAFQELRQTLQTYFKGTKVFAIAAILADKQPAAMINELLKVPQLELTLTEFAAPRMLADEQQLAESSRVSYCADWRQALVKNVQQMSVDDLLLFCGSLYFISDVRHYFVD, from the coding sequence TTGGCAGTTAAAGATTATCAGGCAGCTTTGGCATTTATTCATGGTCGCACAAAATTTAAGAAAAGTCCGCAGTTGGATCGAATGCGTCTGTTTGCTGCTGAATTAGGCAATCCAGAAAGAAAATTCAAATCAATTCACGTGACCGGAACTAATGGTAAAGGCTCAACAGTTGCCTTTTTGCGTGAATTATTTTTAAAACAAGGTCTGCATGTTGGAACTTATACATCACCTTTTATTGTTCGTTTTAATGATCGGATCACTTTTGATGGGCAAATGATTAGTGACCAAGAGTTAATCGCATTAGTTAATCAAGTTCAACCAGTTGTTGCTAAACTTGATCAGCGGCTGAAAAATCAGGGTGGCGGTCCCACAGAATTTGAAATCATTACGGCGATAATGTTTTTGTATTTTGCTCAAAAACAACCAGATGTGGCAATTATTGAGGTCGGAATTGGTGGCAAGTACGATTCAACAAATATTATTTCTCCAATGGTTTCTGTGATTACAACGGTTGCACATGATCACGCAAAACTACTAGGAACGACTTTAGCGCAAATTGCTGAACATAAAGCCGGAATAATTAAATCTGATTGTCCGGTTGTGTTAGGTAAAATTCCACCAGCTGCTTTGCAAGTGATTTTACAAAAAGCCCAGCAGGAAAAAGCACCTGTTTATCAATTAGGAGCTGAGTTTGAAGTGGCGGCCAAAGCAGCGGCTGATTGGGGTGAAATTATTAACTACCGCGGTCAAAATGAATATTTAAAAAACTTGCCGTTAGCTCTTTTAGGTAGTTTTCAACCAGCAAATGCGGCAGTTGCATTAACAGCTTTTCTATTGGCAGCTAAGCAGTTAGAGTTGAAGTGGCAATTGCCGGCCATTTCTGCAGCGCTAGGCAATACCAGCTGGCCTGGCCGCTTTGAACCGGTGAACTCGCAGCCACTGGTTATTTTAGATGGAGCACATAATTTGGCTGCTTTTCAAGAATTGCGGCAAACTTTGCAGACATATTTTAAAGGAACTAAAGTTTTCGCTATCGCAGCCATTTTAGCTGATAAGCAACCGGCAGCAATGATTAACGAATTGTTAAAAGTTCCGCAACTAGAACTAACTTTGACTGAGTTTGCAGCACCCCGAATGCTGGCTGATGAACAGCAATTGGCCGAAAGTTCACGCGTTTCATATTGCGCTGATTGGCGACAGGCACTAGTAAAAAATGTTCAGCAAATGTCTGTGGATGATTTATTATTGTTTTGTGGTTCGTTGTATTTTATTTCAGATGTCCGACATTATTTTGTTGATTAA